Proteins co-encoded in one Deltaproteobacteria bacterium genomic window:
- a CDS encoding sigma-54 dependent transcriptional regulator, with protein sequence MQSKKILIVEDDDSLRRVLEYNMAEEGHIVMSATNGKEGLKIFREEGPDLVITDLQMPGMGGIDFIREMRSLSPQAMVIVITAFGAVDTAVESMKLGAFEYITKPFNRAELKITVEKALEVGELFVENNYLREMVKEKYSFDNMIGTSPRVNEIFRLSSQVAKSDATVLILGESGTGKELLARGIHLNSPRKDRPFITINCGALPENLIESELFGHKKGSFTGAISDKQGKFEMADKGTLFLDEIGELKPHLQVNLLRVLQEGFLDKVGGNEPVKVDVRIIAATNRDLEKEVTRGGFREDLYYRLCVVPLKIPPLRERKDDIPLLVDHFLSHYSKKSNIEKIKIDKKAIKVLIDYHWPGNVRELENLLERMVVMNQTGIITTEDLPDRLTSRPQKIGKVLIDLPDDGLSMEDLEKQLIIKAFEKCEKNQSKTARYLGITRNTLLYRMDKFEIDRG encoded by the coding sequence ATGCAATCTAAAAAGATACTTATCGTTGAAGATGATGACAGCCTGAGGCGCGTCCTGGAATACAATATGGCCGAAGAAGGGCATATTGTTATGTCGGCAACCAATGGAAAAGAGGGTCTGAAGATTTTTAGGGAAGAAGGGCCGGACCTGGTAATAACGGACCTGCAAATGCCCGGTATGGGAGGCATTGATTTTATCAGGGAGATGAGAAGCCTCTCGCCACAAGCCATGGTCATCGTTATTACTGCTTTCGGTGCCGTCGATACGGCTGTCGAATCCATGAAACTGGGCGCCTTTGAATATATTACCAAGCCTTTTAACAGGGCCGAACTCAAGATCACCGTGGAAAAGGCCCTGGAAGTCGGTGAACTCTTTGTTGAAAACAACTATCTCAGGGAAATGGTAAAAGAGAAATACAGTTTTGATAATATGATCGGCACCTCCCCCAGGGTTAATGAAATTTTCAGACTCTCATCACAGGTCGCCAAATCAGACGCCACCGTTCTTATCCTGGGAGAAAGCGGCACAGGCAAGGAACTTCTTGCCAGAGGGATACATCTTAACAGCCCGCGAAAAGACAGGCCCTTTATCACAATTAATTGCGGCGCCCTCCCTGAAAATCTTATTGAGTCCGAACTTTTCGGCCACAAAAAGGGCTCCTTTACGGGAGCCATAAGTGACAAGCAGGGGAAATTTGAAATGGCGGATAAGGGAACGCTCTTCCTTGACGAGATAGGGGAATTAAAACCTCACCTTCAGGTAAACCTTCTCAGGGTTCTCCAGGAAGGATTCCTGGACAAGGTGGGGGGAAACGAACCTGTTAAGGTAGATGTCCGCATTATTGCCGCCACGAACAGGGACCTTGAAAAAGAGGTAACCCGGGGCGGCTTCAGGGAAGACCTCTATTACCGGCTCTGCGTCGTGCCGCTGAAAATTCCGCCGCTTAGGGAAAGAAAAGACGATATTCCGCTCCTCGTTGATCACTTCCTTAGTCATTATTCGAAAAAAAGCAATATAGAAAAGATAAAAATCGACAAAAAGGCAATCAAGGTTCTCATTGATTATCACTGGCCCGGCAATGTAAGGGAACTTGAAAACCTGTTGGAAAGAATGGTCGTCATGAACCAGACAGGCATTATCACAACGGAAGACCTTCCCGACAGGTTGACATCAAGGCCCCAAAAGATCGGCAAGGTTCTTATTGATCTTCCCGATGACGGGTTAAGCATGGAAGATCTGGAAAAGCAACTTATCATCAAAGCCTTTGAAAAGTGTGAAAAAAACCAGAGCAAAACGGCAAGATACCTCGGCATTACCCGTAATACGCTCCTCTACAGGATGGACAAATTTGAAATAGACAGAGGCTGA
- a CDS encoding PAS domain S-box protein: MFIKSEKEGKGSKALPKGLIENIFKSMPTPFYVIDANTYDLIISKAAKNFYPFSTKEKCHSFFHSKDQPCHFDGDRCLIEEVKSSKKSQKKEHFHYDIKGALTFYEINAHPIFNENNDVSHVILNYFDVTALKHFQERLSKSEETYRTLVQSIHGYLYSIRYAGLDKPQVYHSPQCEQITGYSPEEYARDSHLWIKMVHPGDVELVADFFSDLMKKGKSKRIEHRIIHKKGNIIWVLNQCTVTTNDMGETERADGIILDITEKKKAEDSLKNSEKMHRNIISTTMEGYCRFNSNYEITDTNDAICKMLGHKNKKFMGKNMSCLVHEDKQGFFLENITRIEKEDQINFEIDLKTRKGASIPTIISATAIRNPENNFSFGFAFFTDISKRRSAEKALIEAKEKAEEATEIKDKFVSLVAHDLKGPLTAIWGYLQILYEDAEDDTSTKKFVAEAMASCQDMTTLINEILSVSRLKTGHLTPRKSFLDAKKLMEQVVHNFSSHAAKKGVTLINAIAENKRIYADEKLFFEVIRNLISNAIKFSTTGGSITVFIPGSEPATIAVSDTGVGMPSDYIAHIFKYEEKTSTKGTADESGTGLGLPLAKDIMLAHGGDLTAETNPGKGSTFYAKLPDEKPKVLVVEDEEFIARSIGKILSPLNVQIDIALNVPDAEKIISKTPPHLVLLDILIPEINGFQLLEEIMSRPDTRNIPVIVITGDPDIETKNKSFQMGAIDFIAKPFRTEDILPRVRRFTC; the protein is encoded by the coding sequence ATGTTTATTAAAAGTGAAAAAGAGGGGAAAGGCAGCAAAGCCCTGCCCAAAGGATTAATAGAGAATATTTTTAAATCAATGCCAACCCCCTTCTACGTCATCGATGCGAATACTTACGATCTCATCATATCCAAGGCAGCGAAGAACTTTTATCCCTTCTCCACAAAGGAAAAGTGCCATTCATTTTTTCACAGCAAAGACCAGCCATGCCACTTCGATGGCGACCGGTGCCTTATCGAAGAAGTGAAAAGTTCTAAAAAGAGCCAAAAAAAAGAGCATTTTCATTATGACATTAAGGGAGCGCTCACATTCTATGAAATTAATGCCCACCCCATCTTTAATGAAAACAACGATGTGAGCCATGTCATTCTAAATTACTTCGATGTTACCGCCTTGAAACATTTCCAGGAAAGACTTTCCAAAAGTGAAGAAACTTACAGGACACTGGTTCAATCCATTCATGGCTATTTATACAGCATCAGGTATGCCGGCCTGGACAAACCCCAGGTATATCACAGTCCTCAATGTGAGCAGATTACAGGCTACAGCCCCGAAGAATACGCCAGGGACTCTCACCTATGGATAAAAATGGTTCACCCCGGAGACGTTGAGCTTGTGGCTGACTTTTTTTCAGATCTGATGAAAAAAGGAAAAAGCAAGCGCATTGAACATCGAATAATACATAAGAAGGGAAATATTATCTGGGTGCTCAACCAGTGTACTGTGACGACAAATGATATGGGAGAAACGGAACGGGCTGACGGCATCATACTGGATATTACGGAAAAGAAAAAAGCGGAAGACTCATTAAAGAACAGTGAAAAAATGCACCGCAACATTATTTCTACGACCATGGAAGGTTATTGCAGATTTAACTCAAACTACGAAATTACAGATACAAACGATGCAATCTGTAAAATGCTGGGCCATAAAAACAAAAAATTTATGGGGAAAAATATGTCCTGCCTGGTGCATGAGGACAAGCAAGGTTTCTTTCTGGAAAATATTACCCGAATTGAAAAAGAAGATCAGATCAATTTTGAAATTGATCTTAAAACCAGGAAAGGCGCTTCCATACCCACGATTATCAGCGCTACGGCTATAAGAAACCCGGAAAACAACTTTAGCTTCGGCTTTGCCTTCTTTACCGATATTTCAAAACGAAGAAGCGCAGAGAAAGCCCTCATAGAAGCCAAAGAAAAAGCGGAAGAAGCAACAGAAATAAAGGACAAGTTCGTATCGCTCGTCGCCCACGACCTGAAAGGGCCGCTTACTGCCATATGGGGGTATCTGCAAATCCTTTATGAAGACGCTGAGGATGATACCTCTACAAAAAAGTTCGTCGCTGAAGCCATGGCATCATGCCAGGATATGACAACGCTCATCAACGAAATTTTAAGTGTAAGCCGTCTCAAAACAGGCCATTTAACACCTCGAAAATCTTTTCTCGACGCAAAAAAACTGATGGAACAAGTGGTTCATAATTTTTCCAGCCATGCTGCAAAAAAAGGCGTTACACTGATCAATGCTATTGCAGAAAACAAGAGAATTTATGCTGATGAAAAACTCTTTTTCGAGGTAATCAGAAACCTCATCTCAAATGCAATAAAATTTTCCACTACGGGAGGCAGTATCACTGTTTTTATCCCTGGTTCGGAACCGGCAACGATTGCTGTTTCAGATACGGGCGTTGGAATGCCCTCTGATTATATAGCGCATATTTTCAAGTATGAAGAAAAGACATCAACAAAGGGAACGGCAGATGAATCGGGAACGGGCCTGGGTCTCCCCCTGGCAAAAGATATCATGCTGGCCCACGGCGGCGATCTGACTGCTGAAACAAACCCCGGCAAGGGGAGCACTTTTTATGCCAAACTTCCCGATGAGAAACCAAAGGTATTAGTCGTTGAAGACGAGGAGTTTATCGCACGCAGTATAGGCAAAATACTTTCACCTCTCAATGTTCAAATCGATATCGCCCTCAACGTTCCCGATGCGGAAAAAATTATATCGAAGACCCCGCCTCACCTTGTCCTCCTTGACATACTAATACCTGAAATCAACGGCTTCCAGCTATTGGAGGAAATCATGTCCCGTCCCGATACGAGAAATATTCCGGTAATAGTGATCACCGGTGACCCGGACATTGAAACAAAAAACAAATCCTTTCAAATGGGAGCAATTGATTTCATTGCCAAGCCCTTTCGAACAGAAGACATCCTGCCACGTGTCCGACGGTTTACCTGTTAA
- a CDS encoding diguanylate cyclase, which produces MKIINSISDLFLKVNIARKIFLGYFFLLALLVVISLFALTNLNKLNNLNRSILETDVPVVEASKDMIDAMLSQELYARRYAILKTPDILRAFWERNSEFRENLDKIRAVPEDRGYPLDEIEKIHNEYNKFLINDLDSLEDPTSEEAKQFNSKAKEKEEKIITLIKLVETDAVSDQRKKTEATGSIGAVAFRVSVILCIMGFFISVLAVMFVTVNISGAVNKLKDATEKISEGNFDYVPDITNRDEIGELSDAFVTMAKRLKKLEEMYIDTSPLTRMPGGIAIENIMKKRIKLNEPIAFCLLDLDSFKAYNDHYGYAKGNKLIIKTADIVDKFVQKFGNEEDFAGHIGGDDFVIISTPDKFTDICRNIIEAFDKMVPSFYDAQDRERGYIEGLDRHGNERQFPLATISIAVVTNVTRKLKNHIQFGEIAAELKEYAKSLTGSVYVVDQRRQNDVKVEGEEELDKADSNIVKLSRKREKKKDEV; this is translated from the coding sequence ATGAAAATTATTAATTCTATATCCGATTTATTTCTTAAGGTTAATATAGCCAGGAAAATCTTTCTTGGATATTTCTTTCTCCTGGCCCTTCTTGTCGTTATTTCTCTTTTTGCCCTTACCAACCTTAATAAGCTGAACAACCTGAACAGAAGTATACTTGAGACCGATGTGCCTGTCGTCGAGGCCTCGAAGGATATGATCGACGCCATGCTTTCACAGGAGCTTTATGCGCGCCGGTACGCCATTTTAAAAACCCCTGATATATTACGGGCTTTCTGGGAGAGAAACAGCGAGTTTAGGGAAAACCTCGACAAGATCAGGGCTGTTCCTGAGGATAGAGGGTATCCTCTTGATGAAATTGAAAAAATACATAATGAATATAACAAATTCCTCATTAATGATCTTGATTCTCTGGAAGATCCCACATCGGAAGAGGCGAAACAGTTTAATAGCAAGGCCAAGGAAAAAGAGGAAAAAATTATCACTCTTATCAAGCTTGTTGAAACGGATGCCGTGTCCGATCAAAGAAAAAAAACAGAAGCAACGGGATCTATCGGCGCTGTGGCCTTCAGGGTATCCGTCATTTTGTGTATCATGGGCTTTTTTATCTCCGTGCTGGCGGTAATGTTTGTGACCGTTAATATTTCAGGGGCCGTAAATAAACTGAAAGATGCCACCGAAAAAATTTCTGAAGGTAACTTTGACTATGTTCCCGATATTACAAACAGGGATGAAATAGGTGAATTGTCGGATGCCTTTGTGACTATGGCGAAACGGCTTAAAAAACTGGAAGAGATGTATATTGATACGAGCCCGCTGACACGGATGCCCGGAGGGATTGCTATAGAGAATATTATGAAAAAAAGGATCAAATTGAATGAACCTATTGCCTTTTGTCTCCTCGATCTTGACAGCTTTAAGGCTTATAACGACCACTACGGTTATGCAAAGGGTAATAAACTGATCATCAAAACAGCTGACATTGTCGATAAATTTGTGCAAAAATTTGGAAATGAAGAAGATTTTGCCGGACATATCGGTGGCGATGATTTTGTTATTATCAGCACACCTGATAAATTTACAGATATTTGCAGAAACATTATCGAAGCCTTTGACAAGATGGTCCCCTCTTTTTACGATGCCCAAGACAGGGAAAGAGGCTATATTGAAGGTTTGGACCGTCACGGAAATGAAAGACAATTTCCACTTGCCACTATTTCCATTGCCGTTGTTACCAATGTTACAAGGAAACTCAAAAACCATATTCAGTTCGGTGAAATAGCGGCAGAACTTAAGGAATATGCTAAATCACTAACGGGAAGTGTTTATGTAGTTGACCAGAGAAGGCAAAATGATGTAAAAGTAGAGGGAGAAGAAGAACTGGACAAGGCAGATTCAAACATTGTGAAACTATCGAGAAAGAGAGAAAAGAAAAAAGATGAAGTTTAA
- a CDS encoding ABC transporter ATP-binding protein encodes MYALSITDLIKVYPNNLTALKGISVNVEKGDFFALLGPNGAGKSTTIGIMSCLINKTSGSVQIFGREIDKESHITKTFLGLVPQEFNFNVFEKVFDIVVNQAGYYGIPRKKASERAEYYLKKLDLWHKKESPSRFLSGGMKRKLMIARALIHEPKLLILDEPTAGVDVETRREMWNFMSQLNEKGTTIILTTHYLEEAEKLCKNVAIIDKGAIIENTSVKKLLSRLEKETFILHTKEPGENINKIKGYELKRLDSTSLKIEISGDQSINELIIELNKQNIEIKSMRNISGRLEELFLNLVGKA; translated from the coding sequence ATGTATGCGCTTTCAATAACCGACCTTATCAAGGTTTACCCTAACAATTTAACCGCCCTGAAGGGGATCTCTGTTAATGTGGAAAAAGGCGACTTCTTTGCCTTGCTCGGTCCAAATGGCGCGGGAAAATCAACGACCATCGGAATAATGTCGTGTCTCATTAACAAAACGAGCGGCAGTGTTCAAATATTTGGCCGCGAAATTGATAAAGAGAGCCACATTACCAAGACCTTCCTGGGCCTTGTTCCCCAGGAGTTCAATTTTAACGTTTTCGAAAAAGTATTCGACATTGTCGTCAATCAGGCCGGTTATTACGGAATCCCGCGCAAAAAAGCTTCCGAAAGGGCGGAATATTATTTAAAAAAACTCGATTTGTGGCATAAAAAAGAATCTCCCTCCCGTTTCCTTTCAGGTGGAATGAAACGAAAGCTCATGATTGCAAGGGCCCTTATCCATGAACCTAAACTCTTAATCCTTGATGAACCTACGGCCGGCGTTGATGTGGAAACAAGACGGGAAATGTGGAATTTTATGTCTCAACTGAATGAAAAGGGAACCACCATAATTCTTACAACGCACTACCTTGAAGAAGCTGAAAAACTCTGTAAAAATGTTGCCATCATCGATAAGGGCGCAATTATAGAAAATACGTCTGTCAAAAAACTGCTTTCCAGGCTGGAGAAAGAGACTTTTATACTCCACACAAAGGAGCCCGGTGAAAATATAAATAAAATTAAGGGCTATGAACTAAAGAGGCTGGACAGTACCTCTTTAAAAATCGAAATTTCCGGAGATCAGAGCATTAATGAGCTTATAATCGAACTCAACAAACAAAATATAGAAATTAAAAGTATGCGAAACATATCCGGCCGGCTTGAGGAACTCTTTTTGAATCTTGTAGGGAAAGCATGA
- a CDS encoding pseudouridine synthase, whose product MKKISIKKTINNEDHDNICDFLVEMSGLSKIRVKGAMQKGALHVKRDKGPFKRVRRAKSRLVKGQRIEFYYDETLLAIEPLQASLLYDLTDFSAWFKPPGMLTQGTKYGDHCSLIRFIEHFFKPSREVYPLHRLDREASGIVLAAHNKKAASKLSYLFRKNAIGKSYKIEVAGRPENEGIIDSPLDGKKALTSYQVIDNDNEKGTSTLLVTIETGRFHQIRRHFNGIGHPVM is encoded by the coding sequence ATGAAAAAAATAAGCATAAAAAAAACAATAAATAATGAAGACCATGACAATATCTGTGATTTTCTTGTCGAGATGAGTGGTCTTTCCAAAATCAGGGTAAAAGGTGCCATGCAAAAAGGCGCTCTTCACGTGAAAAGAGACAAAGGCCCTTTTAAGAGAGTAAGAAGAGCCAAATCCAGGTTGGTCAAAGGACAGCGCATTGAATTTTATTATGATGAAACGCTTCTGGCAATAGAACCGCTTCAAGCCTCGCTTTTATATGATCTCACTGATTTCAGCGCCTGGTTTAAGCCGCCGGGCATGCTGACGCAGGGAACAAAATATGGAGACCACTGTTCTCTCATAAGGTTTATCGAACACTTCTTTAAGCCGTCAAGGGAAGTTTACCCCCTTCACCGTCTCGACAGGGAAGCGTCAGGAATCGTCCTTGCAGCTCACAATAAAAAAGCCGCATCAAAGCTGTCATATCTTTTCCGGAAAAACGCTATTGGCAAAAGTTATAAAATTGAAGTAGCGGGCCGCCCTGAAAACGAAGGCATTATCGATAGTCCCCTTGACGGGAAAAAGGCATTAACGAGCTATCAAGTAATTGACAATGATAATGAGAAGGGAACATCAACCCTTTTGGTCACTATTGAAACAGGACGTTTTCACCAGATCAGGCGTCATTTCAACGGGATTGGTCATCCCGTCATGG
- a CDS encoding ABC transporter permease — translation MTKKEKLTAFRTILRKEIVRFTRIWPQTIIPSMMMMVLYFVIFGKFIGSQISDIDGHSYMQFIVPGLVMMAVITNSYSNVVSSFFSTKFHKSVEELMVSPTPEYIIILGYIFGGVSRGLIVGAGVTMTSFLFVPLKLHNTGFVLLYIILTSILFSLAGFMNSIFAKKFDDISIVPTFILTPLTYLGGVFYSIDLLPPFWQGLSTLNPILYMVNGFRYGFLGISDVNVFFGLIISMLFIIALFSSNLYLMKKGVGLKE, via the coding sequence ATGACGAAAAAAGAAAAACTTACGGCATTCAGGACAATCTTAAGAAAAGAGATCGTACGTTTTACCCGAATCTGGCCCCAGACCATCATCCCATCGATGATGATGATGGTCCTTTATTTTGTTATTTTCGGTAAATTTATCGGATCACAGATCAGTGATATCGATGGCCACAGCTACATGCAGTTTATCGTTCCCGGCCTCGTCATGATGGCCGTCATTACCAATTCATACTCCAATGTGGTTTCATCTTTTTTCAGCACCAAGTTTCACAAATCCGTCGAAGAGCTTATGGTCTCCCCTACCCCTGAATACATTATTATTCTGGGCTATATATTTGGAGGCGTATCAAGAGGTCTCATTGTTGGCGCCGGGGTCACCATGACGTCCTTTCTGTTTGTCCCCTTAAAACTTCATAATACCGGTTTTGTTCTCCTTTACATCATTCTCACATCTATTCTCTTTTCACTTGCCGGTTTTATGAACAGCATATTTGCAAAGAAGTTTGACGACATATCCATTGTGCCCACCTTTATCCTGACACCGCTCACATACCTGGGCGGCGTATTCTACTCTATAGACCTGCTGCCGCCATTCTGGCAGGGGCTTTCAACGCTCAATCCCATACTTTACATGGTCAACGGTTTCAGGTATGGTTTTCTTGGTATTTCAGATGTCAATGTTTTTTTCGGCTTAATTATATCAATGCTTTTCATTATCGCACTCTTTAGCTCAAACTTGTATCTAATGAAAAAAGGGGTGGGACTAAAAGAATAA
- a CDS encoding response regulator, protein MDKKNTILVVDDEERNVRLLEHLCGSLGFKVIIARNGHEAIEQTRSQLPDLILMDVMMPVMNGFEAMSTLKKEDRTRQIPVIMLTALGDKRDRITGIEKGANDYLTKPFDTEELALRIRNNLQIKEYHDFINNHNQLLEKEISKRMQELNKAYEELDSTYNKVKGSYIETIQKLNMAAEYKDEETGTHIRRISLYTKELSIALGMDQSFIETIYYASPMHDIGKVGIPDGILLKEGKLTEAEWTVMKSHTTIGANILRDSQSPFLRMAEEIAQTHHEKWNGTGYPDGLKGEEIPLSGRITNIADQYDALRSKRPYKLNLHHETVIKIITEGDGRTRPDDFDPQVLEAFKKSGKIFDEIFNTECDE, encoded by the coding sequence ATGGATAAAAAAAACACCATCCTTGTCGTCGATGACGAAGAGCGGAATGTAAGGCTCCTGGAGCACCTTTGCGGCAGCCTTGGCTTCAAGGTAATCATTGCAAGAAATGGTCACGAGGCGATTGAGCAGACCCGGTCCCAACTGCCCGACCTCATTCTTATGGATGTCATGATGCCCGTAATGAACGGCTTTGAAGCAATGAGCACACTTAAAAAAGAGGATCGCACGAGACAGATACCCGTTATTATGCTTACAGCCCTCGGCGATAAGAGGGACAGAATAACAGGCATAGAAAAAGGCGCCAATGACTACCTGACAAAACCTTTTGATACGGAAGAACTGGCGCTGCGCATTCGAAACAACCTGCAAATCAAGGAGTATCATGATTTTATAAACAATCATAATCAGCTCCTGGAGAAGGAAATCAGCAAAAGGATGCAGGAACTTAATAAAGCCTATGAAGAACTGGACAGCACTTACAACAAGGTCAAGGGAAGCTATATTGAAACAATTCAAAAGCTCAATATGGCAGCCGAATATAAGGATGAAGAAACGGGCACCCATATCAGAAGAATAAGCCTCTACACGAAAGAGCTTTCCATTGCGCTGGGAATGGATCAAAGTTTTATAGAAACAATTTATTATGCCTCCCCCATGCATGACATTGGAAAAGTGGGAATTCCTGACGGCATTTTATTGAAAGAGGGAAAACTTACGGAAGCAGAATGGACCGTCATGAAATCCCACACCACCATAGGAGCGAATATTTTGAGAGACTCACAATCTCCCTTCCTCAGAATGGCTGAAGAGATAGCGCAAACACATCATGAAAAATGGAACGGCACAGGATACCCCGATGGCCTGAAAGGTGAGGAAATCCCTTTATCGGGACGTATCACAAATATAGCCGACCAGTATGATGCGCTCCGAAGCAAAAGGCCTTACAAGCTTAATCTGCACCATGAAACCGTTATAAAAATAATCACTGAAGGAGACGGAAGGACCCGGCCCGATGATTTTGATCCCCAGGTGCTGGAAGCTTTTAAAAAATCGGGCAAAATATTCGATGAAATTTTCAACACTGAATGTGACGAATAA